The Anaeromusa acidaminophila DSM 3853 genome contains a region encoding:
- the mtnN gene encoding 5'-methylthioadenosine/S-adenosylhomocysteine nucleosidase, with protein MYLGKVIALVLGLWLTAAAPAWAQESCVLIQGAMDMEVRTLVEQLEEPQTVVLAGWTYWQGHIGSQKVVVSQTKVGTTNAAAATLLGIQRFSPTVIVNQGTAGGYPAWLHKGDLIIGETITNAGAVNVARREAGQGIEVREWTVRDEFGPVRWQSDARLVRLAEVLSKDYTQGRVHKGTIFSSDRWSRELDYIAYWQKKENALGEEMEAAASAQIAAAYQIPYLCVRVVSNNEAAREPWEPVEAERLASGCQEYIFKLVAALQNR; from the coding sequence ATGTATTTGGGAAAAGTCATTGCTTTAGTGTTAGGTTTGTGGCTGACGGCGGCCGCACCTGCTTGGGCCCAAGAATCTTGCGTATTAATTCAAGGGGCTATGGATATGGAGGTTCGCACCTTAGTAGAACAACTGGAGGAGCCGCAAACCGTAGTGCTTGCCGGCTGGACCTATTGGCAGGGACATATTGGCTCTCAAAAGGTAGTGGTTTCGCAAACTAAGGTGGGGACTACCAATGCCGCAGCGGCGACATTGCTGGGGATTCAGCGGTTTTCCCCTACGGTGATTGTCAATCAGGGGACGGCTGGAGGCTATCCGGCTTGGCTGCATAAGGGGGATTTGATTATTGGAGAAACCATTACCAATGCGGGAGCCGTTAATGTGGCCAGACGGGAGGCTGGACAGGGGATTGAAGTGCGCGAATGGACGGTGCGCGATGAATTTGGTCCGGTTCGCTGGCAAAGCGATGCTCGCTTGGTACGCTTGGCAGAGGTTTTAAGCAAAGATTATACCCAAGGGCGGGTACATAAAGGAACAATTTTTTCCAGTGACCGCTGGTCGCGGGAGCTGGATTATATAGCGTATTGGCAAAAGAAAGAAAATGCCTTGGGGGAAGAAATGGAAGCCGCGGCTAGTGCGCAGATTGCGGCGGCGTATCAAATCCCATATCTTTGCGTGCGGGTTGTTTCCAACAATGAAGCTGCCCGGGAGCCCTGGGAGCCGGTGGAAGCCGAGCGCTTAGCGAGCGGCTGCCAAGAGTACATTTTTAAATTGGTGGCAGCTTTGCAAAATCGCTGA
- a CDS encoding NAD-dependent protein deacylase, with protein MLPVEQLQEIISASNNIVFFGGAGVSTESGIPDFRSVDGLYNQRYKYPPEVMLSYTFYREHTAEFYDFYREKLLCPTAKPNAAHFKLAELEAAGKLKAVITQNIDGLHQMAGSKTVLELHGSVKRNYCQNCHAFYDDAFILQSTGVPTCECGGVIKPDVVLYEEGLAQETMQRSMEFIAKADVLIVGGTSLVVYPAAGMIDYYRGRQLVLINRGATHSDKKAKLLIQESIGEVLGQISLS; from the coding sequence ATGCTTCCTGTTGAACAACTGCAAGAAATCATTTCGGCATCGAATAATATTGTCTTCTTTGGCGGCGCGGGGGTTTCTACGGAGAGCGGCATTCCGGATTTTCGCAGCGTAGACGGTTTATACAATCAGCGCTATAAATATCCGCCGGAGGTTATGCTCAGCTATACCTTCTATCGGGAGCATACAGCAGAGTTTTATGATTTTTATCGGGAAAAGCTGCTTTGTCCTACGGCTAAACCGAATGCCGCTCACTTCAAACTGGCGGAGTTAGAGGCTGCGGGAAAATTGAAGGCGGTCATTACGCAGAATATTGATGGTTTGCATCAAATGGCCGGCAGTAAGACCGTGCTGGAGCTGCACGGCTCGGTAAAGCGAAACTATTGTCAAAACTGTCATGCCTTTTACGATGATGCGTTTATTCTGCAAAGTACGGGCGTTCCTACATGCGAATGCGGCGGCGTGATTAAGCCGGATGTGGTTCTCTATGAGGAAGGCTTGGCGCAGGAAACCATGCAGCGTTCCATGGAATTTATCGCCAAAGCGGATGTGCTGATTGTAGGAGGCACTTCCTTAGTGGTGTATCCGGCAGCCGGGATGATCGACTACTACCGGGGACGCCAGTTGGTGCTAATCAATCGGGGCGCGACGCATTCGGATAAAAAGGCGAAGCTGTTGATTCAAGAGAGCATTGGAGAGGTATTAGGGCAGATTTCTCTTTCCTAA
- the thpR gene encoding RNA 2',3'-cyclic phosphodiesterase has protein sequence MRLFVAIELPEMVRTALGNVQQQVRKQTIKGRFFTESNMHLTLCFLGETKPERVQELMLFLQEAAALGKAFPLHFARQLRYFGTEKPARVVWVSLHGELKPLRKLQLLVARAVEKAGLPLEERPYVPHITLARNCVFSAEVLLTQGKIQLSMPRPPEFEVSGFSLMISEQVDGKRSYRALDRFVFPKECK, from the coding sequence ATGCGGCTCTTTGTTGCGATAGAACTTCCTGAAATGGTGCGGACAGCTCTTGGAAACGTGCAGCAGCAGGTGCGCAAGCAAACGATTAAGGGACGATTTTTTACCGAAAGCAATATGCATTTGACGCTGTGTTTTTTAGGCGAGACGAAGCCGGAACGGGTCCAGGAACTAATGCTGTTTTTGCAAGAAGCAGCCGCGTTAGGGAAGGCGTTTCCTTTGCATTTTGCTAGACAACTGCGCTACTTTGGAACGGAAAAACCGGCCAGAGTAGTTTGGGTTAGCTTACATGGGGAGCTGAAGCCGCTGCGAAAACTGCAACTTCTTGTTGCAAGAGCCGTAGAAAAGGCTGGCCTGCCCTTGGAAGAGCGTCCATATGTTCCACATATTACGTTGGCCCGTAATTGCGTATTTTCGGCCGAGGTGCTGTTGACGCAAGGGAAGATTCAACTTTCGATGCCAAGACCGCCCGAATTTGAAGTGTCAGGTTTTTCGCTAATGATAAGTGAACAGGTAGATGGAAAAAGGAGTTACCGAGCGCTGGACCGCTTTGTATTTCCTAAAGAATGTAAATGA
- a CDS encoding GGDEF domain-containing protein, protein MRYFSIPFKRNSLFLALFFVFLFTLTFVYLCNDDWLLFTGILLALLLTLLSFFLLREHRRLTQALAEAHRANEKLSCQESLLRAIYDSSGLSLLLLDSQRNILYANQCVADLFQRSPAEVLGTDYCLYLAPNMREESKRNFEQALRHPYQPVFAERSHQLPNGTTIWYRAASRAFLDQEGKASGVVIVVEDITERRREEASLRLAHTVFDTSPVAIVVTDAQHRIVSANNAYIRISGYTLAEVLGEKKMMLLLGQQNSAFYRDMLKIIHQQGHWEGEVVSRRKNGEVYPQMLSIAQVLDRNNEIVYYVSMFLDITERHQAEERIRYLAHHDYLTNLPNRVLFLEKAAQALILARRYHRQLGIIFIDLDRFKPINDNYGHDAGDALLCAIAQRLRKAIRKSDTVCRQGGDEFVVLLPEIKDRDSLAGLAESLLQLIEQPCSFAGHQLQVSASVGIATYPENGNAVDEIIQSADSAMYAAKADPETHICFAPPKTQEEQKK, encoded by the coding sequence TTTCCATACCGTTTAAACGCAACTCTCTTTTCCTTGCTCTTTTTTTCGTTTTCCTTTTCACCTTAACTTTTGTTTATCTTTGTAATGACGACTGGCTGCTCTTTACAGGCATTTTGCTTGCTTTGCTTTTAACCTTACTTAGTTTCTTTCTGCTGCGAGAGCATCGACGCTTAACCCAAGCCCTCGCCGAAGCCCACAGGGCCAATGAAAAACTTTCTTGCCAGGAATCTCTGTTACGCGCCATTTATGACAGTTCCGGACTCTCCCTCTTATTACTGGACTCGCAGCGCAATATTCTCTATGCCAACCAATGCGTCGCTGATCTATTTCAAAGATCCCCTGCCGAAGTGCTGGGCACCGATTATTGCCTCTACTTAGCCCCAAACATGCGCGAAGAAAGCAAACGAAATTTCGAGCAAGCTTTGCGTCACCCTTATCAACCGGTCTTCGCCGAACGTAGCCATCAACTTCCCAACGGAACCACAATCTGGTATCGCGCAGCCAGCCGCGCTTTTTTAGATCAGGAAGGAAAAGCCAGCGGCGTAGTAATCGTTGTCGAAGACATTACCGAACGTCGCCGTGAAGAAGCTTCTTTACGCCTGGCTCACACGGTTTTCGACACCAGCCCGGTGGCCATCGTGGTAACAGACGCACAACACCGTATTGTCTCCGCCAATAACGCCTATATCCGTATCTCCGGTTACACTTTAGCCGAAGTCCTTGGTGAAAAAAAGATGATGCTCCTTCTGGGTCAGCAAAACAGCGCTTTTTACCGCGATATGCTTAAAATTATCCACCAACAGGGCCATTGGGAAGGTGAAGTAGTCAGCCGCCGTAAAAATGGCGAAGTTTACCCTCAAATGCTATCCATCGCTCAAGTTTTAGATAGAAACAATGAGATTGTTTATTATGTCAGCATGTTCCTCGACATTACGGAACGTCACCAAGCGGAAGAACGAATCCGCTACTTAGCGCATCATGATTATCTCACGAACTTACCAAATCGGGTGCTGTTTTTGGAAAAAGCAGCGCAGGCTTTAATTCTGGCCAGACGTTATCATCGACAATTAGGTATCATTTTCATCGACTTAGATCGTTTCAAACCGATCAATGACAACTATGGTCATGATGCTGGAGACGCCTTGCTTTGCGCCATTGCCCAACGACTCCGAAAGGCCATCCGCAAATCTGATACGGTCTGCCGCCAAGGAGGCGATGAATTTGTTGTTTTATTGCCGGAAATTAAGGACCGCGACAGCCTAGCCGGACTAGCGGAATCACTGCTGCAGCTAATCGAACAGCCTTGCTCCTTTGCAGGGCATCAGCTGCAAGTATCCGCTAGCGTTGGCATCGCCACCTATCCTGAAAACGGCAATGCCGTCGATGAAATCATCCAGAGCGCCGACTCGGCCATGTACGCTGCCAAAGCAGATCCGGAAACGCATATCTGTTTCGCCCCTCCCAAGACGCAGGAAGAGCAGAAGAAGTAA